A window of Chryseobacterium aquaeductus genomic DNA:
GCTGAAATATTATGCAGACGCAGGGCGCATTTACTATATCAAAGAAAGGCAACAAAGCTGTTTTCACATCACGGTTAGGAATTATTAAATTTAAAGTCCTTTATTTTCCGTATTTTTGCACCCGAAAAATATTCAGTAATAATTCTTAATAATTCGTCAATGCTTTCGGTTCAAGGTTTAGGTTTACATCATTCGGGAAACTATCTGTTTCAAAACGTTAATTTCACCATCAAAAAGGATGATAAAATTGGTTTGGTTGGTAAAAACGGAGCGGGGAAATCCACTTTGTTGAAAATGATTTCCAAAGAAATTACTTTTTATGAAGGTTTGGTCGTTCCGGAAGGAAATATTACCATCGGTTTTCTAAAGCAGGATCTTGATTTTGTAAAAGGCAGAACCGTTTGGGACGAAACCATGCAGGCTTTTGAGCAAATCAACGCTTGGAAGAATGAGTTGGAAGAAGTTAATCATCAGTTGGCAACAAGAACCGACTATGAAAGTGACGCCTACACAGATATTATCAACAAAATGACGGAGCTTAATGATCTTTTAATGCATCATGACGCTTATAATCTGGAAGGTGATATTGAAAAAGTATTGTTTGGTTTAGGTTTTAAAGCTGATGATTTTCAAAAAATCACGGATGAATTTTCCGGAGGTTGGAGAATGAGAATCGAACTGGCAAAACTGCTTCTTCAAAAGAATGATCTGATGCTTCTCGATGAGCCTACCAATCACCTGGATATGGAATCCATCATTTGGCTGGAAAACTTTTTAAAGGATTATCCTGGAGCAATTGTTCTAGTAAGTCACGATAAGCAGTTTATGACAGCAGTTTGTAACCGTACTTTTGATGTCAATAACAGAAAAGTAGACGATTATAAAACGAATTATACCAAATATTTGGTCATGCGTGAAGAGCGCCGCGAAAAACTGATTCAGGCTAAAAAGAATCAGGATGCGGAGATCAAGCAAATGGAAGACAATATTAATAAGTTCCGTGCAAGTGCTACCAAAGCATCTTTTGCGCAGTCGCTTATTAAGAAATTAGATAAAATTGACCGTATTGAGGTCGATAATGAAGATGTTTCTAAATTCAACATTCGTTTCGTACAGTCTGTCGTTCCCGGAAAAGTAATTTTCGAGGCAGAACATTTGGGGAAAGCTTACGGTAAAAAGCAGATTTTTGATGAGGTAGATTTCATTGTGCAGCGAGGTGACAGAATTGCGCTTCTTGGACAAAACGGACAAGGAAAGACGACTTTAGCTAAAATTCTTGCAGGAGATATTAAAGATCATTCAGGTTCTTGGAACTTAGGTCATAACGTAAATATTGGTTATTTTGCTCAAAATCAAGAGGAAGTTTTAACTCCAAATAAAACTGTTTTGGAAGAAGCGGAAGATTCTGCCACTGAAGAAACAAGACCGAGAGTTAGAGATTTACTAGGATCTTTCCTGTTTCAGGGGGAAGCGGTGAATAAAAAGACGAAAGTACTTTCCGGAGGTGAAAGAAACCGTTTGGCGCTTTGTAAACTGTTGCTTCGTCCCTTCAATACGTTGATTATGGATGAGCCTACCAATCACCTTGATATTCAGTCTAAGGAGATTATTAAATTGGCTTTGCAGAAATTTGAAGGTACTTTGATTGTAATTTCTCACGACAGAGAGTTTCTACAAGGACTTTGTGATAAAATTTATGAATTCCGTGACGGAAGAATGAAAGAATTCTTAGGAAGTGTGAATGAATATCTTGAATTCAGACAAAAAGAATCAATCAGAGAAATTTCTGCAGAAAAGGCAAAACTTCATGATGAAGACGCAAAGGTTATAGAAAAAGCTAAAGCTGAAGAAAAACAAGCTAAAGCTGAAATTAAATCTACGGTCATTGTAAGCAAAGAACAAAAGAATATTCAGAATAAAATAAAGAAAGTAGAAGAAAGAATTTCTGAGTTGGAAACAACAATTGAAACGATGGAAGCTTCTTTCACAACCGAAAATCCTTCGGAAGAAACTTTGGAAAAATATAATAAAACGAAAGAAGATCTCGATGCTGCTTTGCAGGAATGGGAATATTTGGGAACTCAACTTGAGTGATTTCTTTAGAAAAATATAAATGAAAAGGATGGGTTTGTGACTCATCCTTTTTTTTGTGAAGCTATAGTATGGTAACAATATTTAAAAAAATATTCAAAGATTATCTGTCTCTTAAAAGATTTTTAGAAAATTGGTTTCCCGAAGTTTTTCAGCTTCGTAGAAGCGAAATATTTGTAGAAAACGTTCGGTCACGAATTTTTAGCTCCATAGGAGCGGTACTTCGCCATAACCAATTACAATCATTATTAAATAACCATAATTTAATCTTTAATTAAAATCCTTTAAAATATTATTCTTATTTTTGCTAAATGATTTTTAAAGAAAGCAGAAATCTGAAGAGTTTCGTTTCCAAACTATTGTTTGGGATCTACTTTTTTGCATTGTTTTCTTCAAGCTTTCACAGTCACGATTCTTCTGACGCTTTTATAGGGTTTAACTTTAAAAAATCAGAGAATACAATTTCAAAAAATTTGGCTAAAGAAAAAGCTGGCGACTGTTTGGCTTGTCACTTCTTGGCTACAGGAAATACTTTGATTCCTGAGGAATTTAGTTTTACTTTCGAAACTTACACATACGAAGTAGAACAGATTATTTCTGTTCAGGAAAGAGTCTGGTCTCAGACAAAATTCACGTTTCAACTTCGGGGTCCTCCCACCGTTT
This region includes:
- a CDS encoding ABC-F family ATP-binding cassette domain-containing protein, whose protein sequence is MLSVQGLGLHHSGNYLFQNVNFTIKKDDKIGLVGKNGAGKSTLLKMISKEITFYEGLVVPEGNITIGFLKQDLDFVKGRTVWDETMQAFEQINAWKNELEEVNHQLATRTDYESDAYTDIINKMTELNDLLMHHDAYNLEGDIEKVLFGLGFKADDFQKITDEFSGGWRMRIELAKLLLQKNDLMLLDEPTNHLDMESIIWLENFLKDYPGAIVLVSHDKQFMTAVCNRTFDVNNRKVDDYKTNYTKYLVMREERREKLIQAKKNQDAEIKQMEDNINKFRASATKASFAQSLIKKLDKIDRIEVDNEDVSKFNIRFVQSVVPGKVIFEAEHLGKAYGKKQIFDEVDFIVQRGDRIALLGQNGQGKTTLAKILAGDIKDHSGSWNLGHNVNIGYFAQNQEEVLTPNKTVLEEAEDSATEETRPRVRDLLGSFLFQGEAVNKKTKVLSGGERNRLALCKLLLRPFNTLIMDEPTNHLDIQSKEIIKLALQKFEGTLIVISHDREFLQGLCDKIYEFRDGRMKEFLGSVNEYLEFRQKESIREISAEKAKLHDEDAKVIEKAKAEEKQAKAEIKSTVIVSKEQKNIQNKIKKVEERISELETTIETMEASFTTENPSEETLEKYNKTKEDLDAALQEWEYLGTQLE